In Nitrosomonas sp. sh817, the following are encoded in one genomic region:
- a CDS encoding JAB domain-containing protein yields the protein MRDNKLKAPGNSFHSDEGDLYENIETRPGTTKKQKETGRGAYKELLEAHARWAGGTLLGCDFPKDFREKGGTTFLNQPIKSGHDLAIMAQILRDPRYETLRIFYTRMNRIVHHTAVSSRLPGAIYLNKIGHANHDLGVLVEKTKRHVKADGYWLLHNHPSGNAKPSCDDVRLTEILASIVSGFKGHVVINTSQYSVIDSNGQVDFVDWMGNQAEGYQNNPYKNHELLLEKIASPEDLAKIGHALKKRDQFFNLIGIGATGFVLSLSELPLSVLNRHQNLLLARLQNFARNSGVNTVFAITNANDYRHPVLSKACEAGILKDVLAVEGSDYCSLREEGLFASIPGEISAIFRKPRTFVNVLSRQEIRAR from the coding sequence ATGCGCGATAATAAGCTGAAGGCTCCAGGAAATTCATTCCATTCTGATGAAGGTGATCTTTATGAAAACATTGAGACTCGTCCCGGTACTACCAAAAAGCAAAAAGAAACGGGGCGAGGTGCCTATAAAGAACTGCTCGAAGCTCATGCTCGATGGGCAGGTGGCACCTTACTGGGTTGTGATTTCCCAAAAGACTTCCGAGAAAAAGGAGGAACCACCTTCCTGAATCAACCCATCAAGTCAGGTCATGATCTGGCAATAATGGCGCAAATATTACGCGATCCGCGCTATGAGACGCTGAGAATATTTTATACCCGTATGAATCGCATCGTTCATCATACAGCTGTGAGTTCCAGACTGCCGGGTGCAATCTATCTGAACAAGATCGGGCATGCCAATCATGATTTGGGTGTATTGGTAGAAAAGACCAAGCGACATGTTAAAGCAGATGGTTACTGGTTATTGCATAACCATCCATCGGGTAATGCGAAGCCATCGTGTGATGATGTCAGGCTCACAGAAATACTGGCATCTATTGTTTCGGGCTTTAAAGGCCATGTGGTTATCAATACCAGTCAATATAGCGTTATTGATAGCAATGGTCAGGTCGATTTTGTGGATTGGATGGGTAATCAGGCAGAAGGCTATCAGAACAATCCTTATAAAAATCATGAACTGCTTTTGGAGAAAATAGCATCACCGGAGGATCTTGCAAAGATAGGTCATGCTTTAAAAAAGCGAGATCAGTTTTTTAACTTGATAGGCATCGGTGCAACAGGTTTTGTATTGTCGTTAAGTGAGTTACCGCTATCTGTACTAAATCGCCATCAAAATCTGCTTTTGGCGCGACTACAAAATTTTGCACGCAATTCCGGAGTCAATACCGTATTTGCCATCACGAATGCCAATGATTACAGACATCCCGTATTATCCAAAGCCTGTGAAGCTGGCATCTTAAAAGATGTGCTGGCAGTAGAAGGCTCTGATTATTGCTCATTGAGGGAAGAAGGATTATTTGCATCAATACCCGGTGAAATAAGCGCCATTTTTAGGAAGCCCAGAACCTTTGTGAATGTACTCAGCCGGCAAGAGATCCGGGCGCGTTGA
- a CDS encoding type IV secretory system conjugative DNA transfer family protein, with product MNKNSLLSQNNRNVKKDALIIRLLSVVCLIGGLQVATQYFAYKFNYQPQLGAHFFHIYEPWAILVWAEKWYPQYSGIIDLAAGFGILFSSIGLILVLVIKMVLANSSRTNQGLHGSAIWADKQDIVAAGLLSTGKNNHNDAVYVGGWQDNSGKTHYLKHSGPEHVLCYAPTRSGKGVSLVIPTLLSWTQSAVITDLKGELWALTAGWRKHHAKNKVLRFDPASTSSAHWNSLDEIQIGSGMEVADVQNLTTLIVDPDGKGLQTHWQKTSQALLVGVILHVLYKSQREGTPANLSTVDSMLSDPDRDIRELWMEMAMQDYLDGKSHPVIAASARDMLDRPEEEAGSVLSTAKSYLSLYRDPIVASNISDSDFKIRDLMHHESPVSLYIVSHPNDKSRLRPLIRILINMIVRKLADRITFKGGQPSIHYKHKLLLMLDEFPSLGKLEIFQESLAFIAGYGIKAYLICQDLNQLKSRETGYGHDEAITSNCHIQTAFAPNRIETAEHLSKLTGQTTVIKEQITTSGRRSSMMHGHVTRTLQETQRALLTPDECMRLPGPMKDAEGKITKPGDMIIYVAGFPAIYGTQPLYFQDETFTARAQVNPPSFSDKLTGL from the coding sequence ATGAATAAGAACAGTCTGTTATCTCAAAACAATAGGAATGTTAAGAAGGACGCGCTCATCATTCGGCTATTATCCGTTGTGTGTCTGATCGGAGGATTGCAGGTAGCTACGCAGTATTTTGCGTACAAATTCAATTATCAGCCGCAACTAGGTGCGCACTTTTTTCATATTTATGAGCCCTGGGCAATTCTGGTATGGGCAGAAAAATGGTATCCCCAGTATTCAGGCATCATTGATCTGGCGGCAGGTTTCGGCATTTTATTTTCCAGCATTGGTTTGATACTGGTGCTGGTCATAAAAATGGTGCTGGCTAATTCATCCAGAACTAATCAGGGATTACATGGATCAGCCATATGGGCAGATAAGCAGGACATTGTAGCCGCAGGACTGCTCTCAACAGGCAAGAATAATCATAATGATGCAGTTTATGTCGGCGGCTGGCAGGATAATTCCGGCAAAACCCACTATCTGAAACACAGCGGCCCGGAACATGTGTTGTGCTATGCCCCGACTCGCTCTGGCAAAGGGGTGAGTCTCGTCATACCGACTCTGCTTTCCTGGACTCAGAGTGCAGTCATTACTGATCTCAAAGGTGAGTTATGGGCATTGACCGCCGGTTGGAGAAAGCATCATGCTAAGAACAAGGTGTTGCGCTTTGATCCGGCTTCAACAAGTAGCGCGCATTGGAATTCGTTGGATGAAATCCAGATTGGCAGTGGCATGGAAGTCGCCGACGTTCAAAACCTGACTACCTTAATCGTTGATCCGGATGGCAAGGGATTACAAACCCATTGGCAGAAAACCAGCCAGGCATTGCTGGTAGGTGTCATTTTGCATGTTCTGTACAAATCGCAGCGAGAAGGAACTCCGGCCAACTTATCGACTGTCGATTCAATGCTCTCTGATCCAGATCGCGATATCAGGGAATTATGGATGGAAATGGCCATGCAGGATTATCTGGACGGCAAAAGTCATCCAGTGATTGCAGCCAGTGCACGCGACATGCTGGATCGTCCAGAGGAAGAAGCAGGTTCCGTGTTGTCGACAGCCAAATCGTATTTGTCCTTGTATCGAGATCCGATAGTTGCGAGCAACATCAGTGATTCCGATTTCAAGATCCGTGACCTCATGCACCATGAGAGTCCTGTCAGTTTGTATATTGTTTCGCACCCCAATGACAAATCACGGTTACGCCCTTTAATCCGCATTCTGATCAATATGATCGTGAGGAAACTCGCCGATAGAATCACGTTTAAAGGCGGTCAGCCCAGCATACATTACAAACACAAGCTGTTATTGATGCTTGATGAATTCCCAAGTCTTGGCAAGCTTGAAATCTTCCAGGAATCTCTCGCGTTTATCGCAGGCTACGGCATCAAAGCCTATCTGATCTGCCAGGACTTGAATCAGCTTAAAAGCCGTGAGACCGGCTACGGGCATGATGAAGCGATCACTTCCAACTGTCACATCCAGACCGCGTTCGCACCCAACCGGATTGAGACAGCGGAGCACTTATCCAAACTGACCGGGCAAACCACGGTCATCAAGGAGCAGATTACCACCAGTGGTCGCCGGTCATCGATGATGCATGGACATGTCACCCGTACCCTGCAGGAGACGCAGCGTGCGTTATTAACACCGGATGAGTGTATGCGACTGCCCGGCCCCATGAAAGATGCTGAAGGCAAGATCACAAAGCCTGGTGACATGATTATTTATGTTGCCGGTTTCCCCGCGATCTATGGCACGCAGCCTTTGTACTTTCAGGATGAAACCTTTACGGCACGGGCACAAGTGAATCCCCCAAGCTTTAGCGATAAATTAACCGGACTGTAA
- a CDS encoding zincin-like metallopeptidase domain-containing protein: MKEAKKAFHEQVAENLIEQLKKGVAPWQKPWKPGDLLAALPVNPTTGKRYRGINSLNLMSRAYTDPRWLTYKQAAALNAQVRKGEKSTLVQYWKFTEERIKEDDNGNPVLNSNGQPIKEQVRLERPRVFYASVFNAEQMDNLPELSIKAPDWDPLERAEQILQSSNAVIRHGEADNAFYRPSTDSIHLPHKHQFSTPDRYYATALHELGHWTGHESRLSRDLSHPFGSEGYAKEELRAEIASMLLSGELGIGHDPGQHVAYVNSWIKALQEDPTEIFRAAADAEKIQDFVLAFSQQQEIAQGIDAQEAIKMDQIKQNTATYLQNLSPDLATIASRNLKLFNHLTQSMPIKDQDAIILVADALKFLRGGGIDNLEFEEVSEDKLGFRIPADWNGQIQVQGNAIQTDENGIESIVSALRLNREPQFWGVYMQRDDQTFQWVKDCESKQEAQDLTDLLALIDAAAEKNEHEKAAKLVQIHENRVRNDTLSAEEAVLDAKVEQNAQIHQNQQAQQTQQTNRRASQQNDVNARQYLIVPYRDKDLAKAAGARWDKTTKAWYVGPKADIQTLQRWLPENVSRQQEPAIDPHSEFADLLRAQGCLVDGNHPVMDGSKHRIKVEGDKPSEKSGFYVAHLDGHPAGYFKNNRTGIETRWKAKGYSLTDEQKAELIAQAAIKQQNRKAEQQARQIKVADALESLLAIAPVADSEHPYLMDKHARPGDLRIVPQNADDLPNDSIIKIGQNWQEVKALREKHPDSLVFTAGDLLLSAQDVHGQIWSVQTIQANGAKLFVAGSRKENNFHIVGGRSRGLAALDATSVIVIAEGYATADTLSQALDYPVIAAFDSGNLSKVAKDLYERYPHKPIIIAGDDDHHLESTLGKNPGKEKALEAAALVNGVAVFPVFAPNEQVSKRLNDFNDLANKSVLGIEAVKRQVGSLVEKVTRQVKVEKLQTRVEPKQQEIKQKRALVR, from the coding sequence ATGAAAGAGGCTAAGAAGGCTTTTCATGAACAAGTCGCCGAGAATCTGATTGAGCAACTCAAAAAGGGAGTCGCACCTTGGCAGAAACCCTGGAAACCCGGTGATTTGCTGGCTGCCTTACCGGTCAATCCAACAACGGGTAAGCGCTATCGGGGAATTAATAGCCTGAACCTGATGAGTCGTGCGTATACGGATCCGCGTTGGTTGACCTACAAGCAGGCAGCAGCTCTTAACGCACAGGTGCGTAAAGGTGAAAAAAGCACGCTCGTGCAATACTGGAAATTTACCGAGGAGCGTATCAAAGAAGATGATAACGGGAATCCTGTTCTAAATAGCAATGGTCAGCCCATTAAAGAACAGGTCCGGCTTGAGCGCCCCAGAGTGTTCTATGCCTCCGTATTTAACGCCGAACAAATGGATAATCTGCCAGAACTCAGCATTAAAGCTCCCGACTGGGACCCGCTGGAACGGGCTGAACAGATATTACAGTCATCCAATGCCGTGATTCGTCATGGTGAGGCAGACAATGCATTTTACCGGCCATCAACAGACAGTATCCACTTGCCCCACAAGCACCAGTTTTCAACACCCGATCGCTACTACGCAACCGCACTTCATGAACTGGGCCACTGGACAGGCCATGAATCGCGCTTAAGTCGTGATCTTTCGCATCCATTCGGTAGTGAAGGCTATGCCAAAGAAGAACTACGCGCTGAGATTGCCAGCATGTTGTTGAGCGGTGAGCTGGGTATCGGTCATGATCCAGGGCAGCATGTGGCTTATGTGAACTCATGGATCAAAGCGCTGCAGGAAGATCCGACAGAGATATTTCGTGCCGCTGCTGATGCCGAAAAAATCCAGGATTTTGTACTGGCATTCTCACAACAACAGGAAATTGCACAGGGAATTGATGCGCAGGAAGCAATTAAGATGGATCAAATCAAGCAAAACACCGCCACCTATTTACAGAATCTCTCACCGGATCTGGCTACCATCGCGTCCCGCAATCTCAAACTGTTTAATCATCTGACCCAGAGCATGCCAATCAAGGATCAGGATGCCATCATTCTGGTAGCCGATGCACTCAAGTTTTTGAGGGGCGGTGGCATTGATAATCTGGAGTTTGAAGAAGTGTCTGAAGACAAACTGGGCTTTAGAATTCCGGCTGACTGGAATGGACAGATCCAGGTACAGGGTAATGCGATTCAAACCGATGAAAATGGCATAGAGTCTATAGTATCCGCTCTTCGACTTAATCGTGAGCCGCAATTTTGGGGAGTGTATATGCAGCGTGATGATCAGACTTTCCAATGGGTGAAAGACTGTGAATCCAAACAAGAAGCGCAGGATTTGACTGATCTGCTTGCACTCATCGATGCCGCTGCAGAAAAGAATGAACATGAAAAGGCCGCTAAGCTTGTCCAAATCCATGAAAACCGCGTCAGAAATGACACGCTGAGTGCGGAAGAAGCGGTGCTAGATGCCAAGGTCGAGCAAAATGCCCAAATTCATCAGAATCAACAAGCCCAACAAACCCAACAAACCAATAGGCGAGCGAGCCAACAAAACGATGTCAATGCTCGTCAATATTTGATTGTTCCTTATCGCGATAAGGATTTGGCAAAAGCCGCGGGGGCTCGTTGGGACAAAACCACTAAGGCTTGGTATGTAGGACCAAAAGCAGATATTCAGACATTGCAGCGCTGGCTACCGGAGAATGTTTCCAGACAGCAGGAACCGGCTATCGATCCTCATAGTGAATTTGCTGACTTGCTGCGCGCTCAAGGTTGTCTGGTTGATGGCAATCATCCGGTGATGGATGGCAGCAAACACAGAATTAAAGTTGAAGGCGATAAGCCCAGTGAGAAGTCAGGTTTTTATGTGGCGCACCTGGATGGTCATCCAGCCGGATATTTCAAAAATAATCGAACCGGGATAGAGACACGCTGGAAGGCCAAGGGGTATTCGTTAACGGATGAGCAGAAAGCAGAATTGATCGCCCAGGCCGCTATCAAGCAGCAAAACAGAAAAGCCGAACAGCAGGCACGGCAAATAAAAGTTGCTGATGCGCTTGAATCCTTGCTGGCGATCGCACCGGTTGCCGACTCCGAGCATCCTTATTTGATGGACAAGCATGCAAGACCAGGCGATTTGAGAATCGTACCGCAGAATGCGGATGATTTACCCAATGACTCAATCATCAAAATCGGTCAGAACTGGCAGGAAGTCAAAGCCTTGCGCGAGAAACACCCTGACAGTCTGGTATTTACCGCCGGTGATTTATTGCTGAGCGCACAAGATGTTCATGGACAAATCTGGAGTGTGCAAACGATACAGGCGAATGGCGCAAAGCTTTTTGTAGCAGGTAGCAGAAAGGAGAATAACTTTCATATCGTTGGTGGTAGGAGTCGAGGATTGGCAGCACTGGACGCAACATCTGTTATTGTGATAGCTGAAGGTTATGCCACCGCAGACACGCTATCCCAGGCGCTGGATTATCCTGTCATCGCCGCATTTGATTCGGGCAATTTGTCCAAAGTAGCTAAGGATTTGTATGAAAGGTATCCGCATAAGCCCATCATTATCGCAGGAGACGATGATCATCACCTGGAGTCAACTCTTGGCAAAAACCCCGGCAAGGAAAAAGCATTGGAAGCAGCGGCATTGGTGAATGGTGTGGCGGTATTTCCGGTTTTTGCACCTAATGAGCAGGTATCAAAGAGATTAAATGATTTTAATGATCTGGCCAATAAAAGCGTGCTGGGTATTGAGGCCGTCAAACGTCAGGTTGGATCCCTTGTAGAGAAAGTGACTCGTCAGGTCAAAGTAGAGAAGTTACAAACCCGTGTTGAACCTAAGCAGCAGGAAATCAAGCAAAAACGGGCATTGGTCAGGTAA
- the tnpA gene encoding IS200/IS605 family transposase — protein MRDVVEKASHCAWQIHYHIVFPVKYRRGLLDEAVVRIIMMTAKEIEDRYDIEFEQIGCDKDHVHILCTAHPKIAPGQIVRVFKSITARELFKRKPDLKRDLWGGEFWTDGYYVATVGERADWGVVERYVKNQGKPKEELRQLELF, from the coding sequence ATGCGAGATGTTGTAGAGAAGGCGAGCCACTGTGCGTGGCAGATACATTATCACATTGTATTTCCTGTGAAATACAGACGGGGATTGTTAGACGAAGCGGTTGTAAGAATCATCATGATGACTGCGAAAGAGATAGAAGATCGATACGACATTGAGTTTGAGCAGATAGGCTGCGACAAAGACCACGTCCATATACTTTGTACGGCACATCCGAAAATTGCACCGGGTCAGATTGTTAGGGTGTTCAAAAGCATAACAGCGCGAGAATTGTTTAAGAGGAAGCCGGATTTGAAACGGGATCTGTGGGGTGGTGAGTTTTGGACGGATGGCTATTATGTTGCAACTGTAGGGGAAAGAGCGGATTGGGGTGTGGTTGAGCGGTATGTAAAGAATCAAGGCAAACCAAAAGAAGAACTGCGTCAACTTGAGCTTTTCTAA
- the traF gene encoding conjugative transfer signal peptidase TraF → MGFYRIVDEPIVSGAYVAFCPPQNAVFDMAKDRSYINRGDCPGGYGLLLKRVFAQSGDSVSIDQAGIFVNGEHLPNSAQLKTDAEGHALPQYRLKAVLEDSEYLLLSDLNPQSFDARYFGLIARDQIQQVVRPVFTWSH, encoded by the coding sequence GTGGGTTTTTACAGAATCGTTGATGAACCGATTGTAAGCGGTGCTTATGTCGCTTTCTGCCCACCACAGAATGCGGTTTTTGATATGGCCAAGGATAGATCCTACATCAACCGAGGGGATTGCCCTGGCGGTTATGGTTTGTTGCTGAAACGTGTGTTTGCACAATCCGGAGACAGTGTTTCCATTGATCAGGCTGGCATCTTTGTTAATGGTGAACATTTACCCAACAGCGCCCAGTTAAAAACCGATGCTGAGGGTCATGCATTGCCGCAATACCGGCTTAAAGCCGTGCTGGAAGATTCTGAGTACCTGCTGCTATCCGATTTGAACCCACAATCCTTTGATGCGCGCTATTTCGGGCTGATTGCGCGTGATCAGATTCAACAGGTTGTTCGTCCAGTTTTTACCTGGAGTCATTAA
- a CDS encoding conjugal transfer protein TraD translates to MNRPQIDAETNNPEYQDQVIQEKLLDAEIPGFQAEFDPLESQMLGAFKEDALSEQDALDSAIDHIAEDEQ, encoded by the coding sequence ATGAATAGACCGCAGATTGATGCTGAAACAAACAATCCTGAATATCAGGATCAGGTAATACAGGAAAAGCTACTCGATGCAGAAATACCGGGCTTCCAGGCTGAATTTGATCCCTTAGAGTCACAAATGTTAGGCGCATTCAAGGAAGATGCCTTAAGTGAACAGGATGCGCTGGATAGCGCGATTGATCATATAGCGGAGGATGAACAATGA
- a CDS encoding IS110 family transposase: MNFTTYGLDIAKRAFQLYWVTHENGEIHNRKFGKQELLEFLAQREAGLIAIEACGSAHWWRRKLMALGHEVRLIHAKFVRPFVQGNKTDAADAKAIWTAVRQPGMRTVAGKTEDQQAMLALHRMRLSLIKFRTMQVNQLRGLLYEFGVTLKGGRQAGVAEIQQRMIELEEIVPTMLFKATKEQLRRIDEIEADVQHIERRIKDWQKQQAACRKVAEIPGVGMLTATALVATMGEANCFKSGREFAAFVGLVPRQSGTGGKVKLLGISKRGDTYLRTLLIHGARAVMFIAKDKGAWSEALLHRRPTNVAIVAMANKMARTAWAILAHDREYQKGYVSQEPT, encoded by the coding sequence ATGAATTTTACGACATATGGGTTGGATATCGCAAAGCGAGCTTTTCAACTGTACTGGGTAACACACGAGAATGGCGAGATACACAACCGCAAGTTTGGCAAGCAAGAACTGCTGGAGTTTCTGGCGCAACGTGAAGCTGGATTGATTGCAATTGAAGCGTGCGGTAGTGCCCACTGGTGGCGGCGCAAATTGATGGCACTGGGGCATGAAGTCAGATTAATTCACGCCAAGTTTGTCCGGCCTTTTGTGCAAGGCAACAAGACCGATGCGGCAGATGCTAAGGCAATCTGGACAGCGGTACGGCAACCGGGGATGCGGACGGTAGCCGGTAAAACAGAAGATCAACAAGCGATGTTGGCACTACACCGGATGAGATTATCGCTGATCAAGTTCCGCACCATGCAGGTGAATCAACTGCGCGGATTACTCTACGAGTTTGGTGTTACGTTGAAAGGTGGCCGACAAGCAGGCGTGGCAGAAATACAACAACGCATGATTGAACTAGAAGAAATCGTGCCTACCATGCTATTCAAAGCTACTAAGGAGCAGTTAAGGCGTATTGATGAAATTGAGGCTGATGTTCAACACATTGAGCGCAGAATCAAAGATTGGCAAAAACAACAAGCCGCTTGTAGGAAGGTTGCTGAGATTCCAGGTGTGGGAATGCTGACGGCAACCGCCTTGGTCGCGACGATGGGTGAAGCAAATTGCTTCAAATCTGGACGGGAGTTTGCTGCTTTTGTAGGGCTTGTTCCAAGGCAAAGTGGCACGGGCGGTAAGGTCAAGCTGTTAGGTATCAGTAAAAGAGGCGACACGTATTTACGAACTTTGCTGATCCATGGCGCCAGAGCAGTCATGTTCATCGCCAAAGATAAAGGCGCGTGGAGCGAAGCACTGCTGCATAGGCGTCCGACGAATGTGGCCATTGTTGCGATGGCTAACAAGATGGCACGAACGGCGTGGGCGATTTTGGCGCACGATCGAGAGTACCAAAAGGGTTATGTGAGCCAAGAGCCCACATAA
- a CDS encoding universal stress protein → MVGTDRSETAEQAVQWAAAFAERYEAELFVVQVIQPQNPTTTKYGAAESTRAAAANEELAIHVQQLAGERGHALVILDANPAMAIVRAAEQEAIDVLVVGNVGMAGRKEFLLGNVPNRISHNARCTVIIVNTQSSSYLANDTMQTIISSAEPPPIEPRLAARGGHIAAVMAKHGLKGLFGRADEQIATDRRRQQAKRLRAALEELGPTFSKLGQILSTRPDLLPAEYIHKGSGLPKNGAYFTGY, encoded by the coding sequence ATGGTCGGGACCGACCGGTCCGAAACAGCTGAGCAGGCTGTTCAATGGGCCGCTGCATTTGCCGAACGATATGAGGCGGAACTCTTCGTGGTTCAAGTGATTCAGCCACAGAACCCTACTACTACCAAGTACGGAGCGGCCGAAAGTACACGAGCTGCTGCGGCGAACGAAGAACTTGCTATCCATGTGCAGCAACTTGCCGGCGAGCGCGGTCATGCACTCGTCATTCTGGATGCCAATCCTGCGATGGCAATCGTTCGGGCTGCCGAGCAAGAGGCGATCGACGTTCTGGTGGTCGGCAATGTCGGCATGGCAGGGAGAAAGGAATTCCTGCTGGGCAACGTGCCCAATCGAATCAGCCATAATGCGCGCTGTACTGTCATCATCGTTAACACGCAGTCGTCGAGCTATCTCGCAAACGACACAATGCAGACCATCATCTCCAGCGCCGAGCCCCCGCCCATCGAGCCACGGTTGGCGGCCAGGGGAGGGCATATAGCAGCAGTAATGGCCAAACACGGCCTGAAAGGACTGTTCGGTCGGGCTGACGAACAAATTGCAACTGATCGACGCCGGCAGCAAGCAAAACGACTGCGTGCTGCGCTTGAGGAACTAGGCCCTACATTCTCCAAACTTGGGCAAATTCTGTCAACGCGCCCGGATCTCTTGCCGGCTGAGTACATTCACAAAGGTTCTGGGCTTCCTAAAAATGGCGCTTATTTCACCGGGTATTGA
- the traI gene encoding TraI/MobA(P) family conjugative relaxase, translated as MIAKIIPIKTVRKSNYSALIQYLTDPQGKSERISQIKVSNCYSDDQTAALIEIQNTQEMNTRAKSDKTCHLVLSFPEGERLSFADLNAIEDRFCDALGFTGHQRFSVVHDDTNNLHVHIAINKIHPQNLTIHNPYYDFIKVAKLCEQIEQEYGLTKVNHETVKDQASRVAQEIETRTGVESLLGWINREVLTEIKHADNWQDLHQVLKRHGLEIKERGNGFVLIANNGMAVKTSSVDRSLSKGNLTQKLGAFIPSEHSDQPSCSDTKQYQPKPLQNRIDTSKLYARYQQEQADSATQRTTQWIMLRQNRDRLIKRAKQEAKLKRNLIKSIKAGRLAKKALYATAHQQFKTTIAVIKSDYQKSYQHSKTRHSRMGWLDWLAFEAKNGKTQALAVLRSRRTGQFKGNQISAKQSHDGFSTDGHFKNNFVEAITKIGTVTYQVGTTTIRDDGKRLIVLSDATQDALMDILQVAMKKYGSHLAINGTEQFRLQIAEVAAQNQMHITFDDKRLEQYRQQLMKQHRKSRAQSAGGIRSTPSTPRRSL; from the coding sequence ATGATCGCTAAAATCATACCCATCAAAACAGTGCGTAAAAGCAACTATTCTGCGCTGATACAGTACCTGACCGATCCTCAAGGCAAAAGTGAGCGTATCAGTCAGATCAAGGTTTCGAACTGTTATTCAGACGACCAGACAGCAGCACTGATAGAAATACAAAACACACAGGAAATGAATACACGTGCCAAATCAGACAAAACCTGTCATCTGGTATTGAGTTTCCCGGAAGGGGAGCGTTTATCCTTTGCTGATCTGAATGCAATTGAAGATCGATTTTGTGATGCTTTGGGTTTTACTGGTCATCAACGATTCAGCGTAGTCCACGATGACACTAATAACCTGCACGTGCATATTGCAATCAATAAGATTCACCCCCAAAACCTGACAATTCACAATCCCTACTATGATTTTATTAAAGTAGCGAAGCTTTGTGAGCAAATAGAACAGGAATATGGCTTAACAAAAGTTAACCATGAAACCGTAAAGGATCAAGCCTCCAGAGTAGCGCAGGAAATTGAAACCAGAACAGGTGTAGAGAGTTTACTGGGCTGGATCAACCGCGAGGTACTCACTGAAATCAAACACGCGGACAACTGGCAGGATTTGCATCAGGTGCTTAAAAGACATGGCCTTGAAATCAAGGAGCGTGGCAACGGGTTTGTATTGATTGCCAATAATGGCATGGCCGTTAAAACCAGCTCTGTTGATCGGTCTTTATCCAAAGGCAATTTAACTCAAAAACTGGGTGCATTTATACCTAGTGAGCATTCTGATCAACCTTCGTGTTCGGACACCAAACAATATCAGCCAAAACCATTGCAAAACCGAATCGATACTTCAAAGCTTTATGCAAGATACCAGCAAGAACAAGCGGATAGCGCCACACAGCGCACAACCCAATGGATCATGCTACGCCAAAATAGAGATCGATTAATAAAACGTGCCAAACAGGAAGCAAAACTCAAGCGCAATCTCATTAAAAGCATCAAAGCTGGGAGATTGGCTAAAAAAGCGCTATACGCAACCGCGCATCAGCAGTTCAAAACAACGATAGCAGTCATTAAAAGCGATTATCAAAAATCCTACCAGCACTCTAAAACCCGTCATTCCAGAATGGGGTGGTTGGATTGGTTAGCATTTGAGGCCAAAAATGGCAAGACGCAAGCATTGGCTGTTTTGCGATCCAGAAGAACCGGTCAATTTAAGGGCAACCAGATATCGGCCAAGCAAAGCCATGATGGTTTCAGCACTGATGGTCACTTCAAGAATAATTTTGTTGAAGCGATCACCAAAATCGGCACAGTCACTTATCAGGTAGGCACAACCACCATTCGCGATGATGGCAAACGGCTCATTGTCTTATCAGATGCAACACAAGATGCCTTGATGGATATTTTGCAAGTGGCCATGAAGAAGTATGGCAGCCATCTGGCAATCAATGGGACAGAACAGTTTCGCCTTCAGATCGCTGAAGTGGCAGCACAAAACCAAATGCACATCACTTTTGATGACAAGCGGCTTGAACAATACCGGCAGCAGTTAATGAAGCAGCACAGGAAATCCAGAGCGCAGTCGGCAGGTGGAATACGATCCACACCCTCAACTCCCAGAAGGAGTCTTTGA
- a CDS encoding conjugal transfer protein TraJ codes for MVQKRLLHFRVPVTLDEEQEIRTKARDTGLSVAKYMRQVSLGYFVPSAIDNQQVEKLLRINGDLGRVGGLLKMWLTNDVRLKITSKAEIEATLATIRTTQNAMLDAILELRNRKSNT; via the coding sequence ATGGTTCAAAAGCGGCTATTACATTTTCGAGTGCCTGTAACGCTGGATGAAGAGCAGGAAATCAGAACAAAAGCCCGTGATACGGGTTTGTCAGTGGCCAAATACATGCGTCAGGTGAGTCTAGGATACTTTGTGCCGAGCGCCATCGATAATCAGCAAGTAGAGAAATTATTAAGAATTAACGGCGATTTGGGCAGGGTAGGGGGGTTGTTAAAGATGTGGCTGACCAATGATGTCCGGCTAAAAATAACCAGCAAGGCAGAAATTGAGGCCACTCTGGCTACCATACGCACAACGCAGAACGCTATGCTGGATGCGATTCTGGAGCTCAGAAATAGAAAGTCGAATACTTAA